A single window of Jiangella alkaliphila DNA harbors:
- a CDS encoding ABC transporter permease, whose protein sequence is MSAAVRRFARSRSAVVGAAGLLLLVTMAVLAPLVAPFDPNEQGAQNLLGPSGTHLLGTDELGRDIASRVIYGARASLVVGAGAAAFGAIVGVPLGLVAGYLGRWVDATAMRLVDLMLAVPGILLALVIIAVLGPGRLNLVLAIGIGSVPEFARLTRAATLALRERDFVRASRGMGAPAADTMFRTVLPNILGPIVVQLVVTASLAVVVEAGLSLLGLGTPPPAPSWGGMLQDARSYLYQSPWYGVFPGLCLAFTVFCLDRVGRGLQQVAGTADAGDATGPAGGAREGTL, encoded by the coding sequence GTGAGCGCGGCGGTGCGCCGCTTCGCCCGGTCGCGGTCCGCCGTCGTGGGCGCCGCCGGGTTGCTGCTGCTGGTGACGATGGCCGTGCTCGCGCCGCTGGTCGCCCCGTTCGACCCGAACGAGCAAGGCGCGCAGAACCTGCTCGGACCGTCGGGCACGCACCTGCTCGGCACCGACGAGCTGGGCCGCGACATCGCCTCCCGGGTGATCTACGGCGCCCGCGCGTCGCTCGTGGTGGGCGCCGGCGCCGCGGCGTTCGGCGCGATCGTCGGGGTGCCGCTCGGACTGGTCGCGGGGTATCTGGGGCGCTGGGTCGACGCGACGGCGATGCGCCTGGTCGACCTGATGCTGGCCGTGCCGGGGATCCTGCTCGCGCTCGTCATCATCGCGGTGCTCGGCCCGGGCCGGCTGAACCTGGTGCTGGCCATCGGCATCGGCTCCGTGCCCGAGTTCGCCCGGCTGACCAGGGCGGCGACCCTGGCACTGCGGGAACGTGACTTCGTCCGGGCGTCACGGGGCATGGGCGCACCGGCCGCCGACACGATGTTCCGGACCGTGCTGCCCAACATCCTCGGGCCGATCGTCGTGCAGCTGGTCGTCACCGCGTCGCTGGCCGTCGTCGTCGAGGCCGGCCTCAGCCTGCTGGGCCTGGGGACGCCGCCGCCCGCGCCGTCGTGGGGCGGCATGCTCCAGGACGCGCGGTCGTACCTCTACCAGAGCCCCTGGTACGGCGTCTTCCCCGGACTGTGCCTCGCGTTCACCGTCTTCTGCCTCGACCGCGTCGGACGCGGCCTCCAACAGGTCGCGGGCACCGCCGACGCCGGCGACGCCACCGGCCCGGCCGGCGGCGCACGGGAAGGGACGCTCTGA
- a CDS encoding ABC transporter ATP-binding protein yields MAPARARAPVGAAQQSTAGARPALSIRDLTVEFGTSAGVVRAADRVSYDVGAGETLGVVGETGSGKSVTVLAALGLLTARNLRRVSGEVLLDGIDLLALSDAERRRVLGRDVAMIFQDPISALDPVQRVGDQIAETLLVHDRALSAKAARSRVVELLTMVGVPDPERRLAQYPHQFSGGMCQRAMIAMAIANRPKVLIADEPTTALDVSVQAQILDVLRVAADETGAATVLITHDLGVVAETADRLCVMYGGRVVETGAVGDVFAAPRHPYTGALLASLPRLDAPVERLAPIPGRPPDLTLLPAGCAFEPRCPVGRGRAECVTTRPEPSAAGGGFSACHFPDEAAAVPAPVVSTAQAARADTEPGGEVVLELLDVQKRFPVRSGVFARASAWVHAVDGVSLEIRRGRTLGLVGESGCGKSTLASLLLRLQDPTAGEIQVVGRDLVRAGRAELRQLRRQVQMVYQDPVASLNPRLTVGDNVAEPLRLAGGMPRRERQARVLDLFGQVGLRPEHTGRYPSEFSGGQRQRVAIARALALQPRLLVLDEPVSALDVSVQAQVLNLLADLQRESGMAYLFVSHDLSVVRQVADEVAVMYLGKIVESGAADRIYRRPRHPYTRALLASVPVADPAGRETRSRAPLGGDPPSPADPPSGCRFRTRCPMAEARCAAEEPVLREVDGGLTACHFAERTDAVLRPDGTVRP; encoded by the coding sequence ATGGCACCAGCGCGGGCGCGGGCCCCTGTCGGCGCAGCTCAGCAGTCCACGGCCGGAGCTCGGCCGGCGCTGAGCATTCGTGACCTGACGGTCGAGTTCGGCACCTCCGCCGGTGTGGTCCGCGCGGCCGACCGGGTGAGCTACGACGTAGGCGCCGGCGAGACGCTGGGCGTGGTGGGCGAGACCGGCTCGGGCAAGAGCGTCACCGTCCTGGCGGCGCTGGGGCTGCTGACGGCGCGGAACCTGCGGCGGGTGTCGGGCGAGGTGCTGCTCGACGGCATCGACCTGCTGGCGCTGAGCGACGCCGAGCGGCGGCGCGTGCTCGGCCGCGACGTGGCGATGATCTTCCAGGACCCCATCTCGGCGCTCGACCCGGTCCAGCGCGTGGGCGACCAGATCGCCGAGACGCTGCTCGTGCACGATCGCGCGCTGTCCGCGAAGGCGGCCCGGTCGCGGGTGGTCGAGCTGCTGACCATGGTCGGCGTCCCGGACCCGGAGCGCCGGCTCGCGCAGTACCCGCACCAGTTCTCCGGCGGCATGTGCCAGCGGGCGATGATCGCGATGGCCATCGCGAACCGGCCGAAGGTGCTCATCGCCGACGAGCCCACGACGGCCCTGGACGTGAGCGTCCAGGCGCAGATCCTCGACGTCCTGCGGGTGGCGGCGGACGAGACCGGCGCCGCGACCGTGCTGATCACCCACGATCTCGGCGTCGTCGCCGAGACCGCCGACCGGCTCTGCGTCATGTACGGCGGGCGGGTGGTGGAGACCGGCGCGGTCGGCGACGTGTTCGCCGCGCCGCGGCACCCGTACACGGGCGCGCTGCTGGCGTCGCTGCCGCGACTGGACGCACCGGTCGAGCGGCTGGCGCCGATCCCCGGCCGGCCGCCGGACCTGACGCTGCTGCCCGCGGGCTGCGCGTTCGAGCCGCGCTGCCCGGTCGGCCGCGGTCGCGCCGAGTGCGTCACGACCCGGCCGGAGCCGAGCGCCGCGGGCGGCGGGTTCAGCGCGTGCCACTTCCCGGACGAGGCGGCCGCCGTGCCGGCGCCGGTCGTGAGCACGGCCCAGGCCGCCCGGGCGGACACCGAGCCCGGCGGCGAGGTCGTCCTGGAGCTGCTCGACGTGCAGAAGCGGTTCCCGGTCCGGTCCGGCGTCTTCGCCCGCGCCTCGGCCTGGGTGCACGCGGTCGACGGCGTCTCGCTGGAGATCCGCCGCGGGCGCACGCTCGGCCTGGTCGGCGAGTCCGGCTGCGGCAAGTCGACGCTGGCCTCGCTGCTGCTGCGGCTGCAGGACCCGACCGCCGGTGAGATCCAGGTCGTCGGCCGCGACCTCGTCCGGGCCGGACGAGCCGAGCTGCGGCAGCTGCGCCGGCAGGTGCAGATGGTGTACCAGGACCCGGTCGCGTCGCTGAACCCCCGGCTCACCGTCGGCGACAACGTCGCCGAGCCGCTGCGGCTGGCCGGTGGCATGCCCCGGCGCGAGCGGCAGGCCCGGGTGCTCGACCTGTTCGGTCAGGTGGGCCTGCGGCCGGAGCACACCGGCCGGTACCCGTCGGAGTTCTCCGGCGGGCAGCGCCAGCGGGTGGCCATCGCCCGGGCGCTGGCGCTGCAGCCGCGGCTGCTCGTGCTGGACGAGCCGGTGTCGGCGCTGGACGTGTCCGTGCAGGCCCAGGTGCTCAACCTGCTCGCCGACCTGCAGCGCGAGTCGGGCATGGCCTACCTGTTCGTCAGCCACGACCTGTCCGTCGTGCGGCAGGTGGCCGACGAGGTCGCCGTCATGTACCTGGGCAAGATCGTCGAGAGCGGCGCCGCCGACCGGATCTACCGCCGTCCGCGGCACCCGTACACCCGTGCCCTGCTGGCGTCGGTGCCCGTCGCCGACCCGGCCGGCCGCGAGACGCGCTCGCGGGCCCCGCTCGGCGGCGACCCGCCGAGCCCGGCCGACCCGCCGTCGGGGTGCCGGTTCCGCACGCGCTGCCCGATGGCCGAGGCCCGCTGCGCGGCGGAGGAGCCCGTCCTGCGCGAGGTCGACGGCGGACTCACCGCCTGCCACTTCGCCGAGCGGACCGACGCGGTGCTCCGTCCCGACGGGACGGTGCGGCCGTGA
- a CDS encoding FadR/GntR family transcriptional regulator, with product MSDTEQEPAFRRLEPLPPLHKTVQEEIRHYIIKQDLRPGDALKPEAELARLFGVSRNSVREAVKALESTGVLETRRGSGVYIKDFSFTPLLDNLPYGLMQGRRALSELVALRKALEAGMIADAMHAITPERVAALRVVLADMGERAGRGENFADQDREFHRLLFADLGNEMLLQLFDLFWQAYHRAAPPVHGRDPRRIHALHAAIVKAVLSGDAERARDAVRQHYVGIEERVSDDRPVDQE from the coding sequence TTGAGCGACACAGAGCAGGAGCCGGCGTTCCGGCGCCTGGAGCCGCTTCCCCCACTGCACAAGACCGTGCAGGAGGAGATCCGGCACTACATCATCAAGCAGGACCTGCGCCCCGGCGACGCGCTCAAGCCCGAGGCCGAGCTGGCCCGGCTGTTCGGCGTGAGCCGCAACTCCGTGCGCGAGGCGGTCAAGGCACTGGAGTCCACCGGCGTCCTCGAGACGCGGCGCGGCAGCGGCGTCTACATCAAGGACTTCTCCTTCACCCCGCTGCTCGACAACCTCCCCTACGGCCTGATGCAGGGGCGCCGCGCGCTCAGCGAGCTGGTCGCGCTGCGCAAGGCGCTCGAGGCCGGCATGATCGCCGACGCCATGCACGCGATCACGCCGGAGCGGGTCGCCGCGCTGCGCGTCGTCCTGGCCGACATGGGCGAGCGGGCCGGCCGGGGCGAGAACTTCGCCGACCAGGACCGCGAGTTCCACCGGCTGCTCTTCGCCGACCTCGGCAACGAGATGCTGCTGCAGCTGTTCGACCTGTTCTGGCAGGCGTACCACCGCGCCGCTCCCCCGGTCCACGGCCGCGATCCCCGGCGGATCCACGCCCTGCACGCCGCCATCGTCAAGGCCGTGCTCAGCGGCGACGCCGAACGAGCCCGCGACGCCGTCCGGCAGCACTACGTCGGCATCGAGGAACGAGTGAGCGACGACCGGCCCGTCGACCAGGAGTGA